A DNA window from Canis lupus dingo isolate Sandy chromosome 2, ASM325472v2, whole genome shotgun sequence contains the following coding sequences:
- the ZSCAN20 gene encoding zinc finger and SCAN domain-containing protein 20 isoform X2, with protein sequence MAVALEPQAQASPRPEPEELLIVKREGDSWRSESKLREEDHHPVPGPEASRQRFRQFQYRDAAGPHEAFSQLWALCCHWLRPEIRLKEQILELLVLEQFLTILPREIQAWVQARHPESGEEAVALVEDWHREVRAAGQRELGLCAEETRSLKAMQESQPCQLHPANHWPEAQCQKQWVKNSCPDLPKHLDTKMVPQPLKESAVLTPRVPTLPKMGSVGDWEVTAESQEALGPGKHAEKEFSKDPPGDGCGNGMPLGVPVSKPSINCQPEQGPEVWHPNFINSGKRNTVDYNLGNEQMRPAQASAWRDSKGWEEQCQWDTEDMKVSGVHWGYEETKTFLAILSESPFSEKLRTCHQNRQVYRAIAERLRARGFLRTLEQCRYRVKNLLRNYRKAKSSHPPGTCPFYEELEALVRARTANRATEGPGEAMALPRLGDSDAEMDEQEEGVWEPEEVAEDCNGDELATDESVQEPRIPGGPTLFQSRIGVHWGYEETKAFLTILSESPFSEKLRTCHQNSQVYRAIAERLCAQGFLRTLEQCRYRFKNLLRSYRKAKSSHPPGTCPFYEELDSLMRARTAVRAMGTLREAAGLPRPGQSSTEADDQQAWDEMADEDAIKSPAPCPQTPDTGFEMRHKGEDQISEQDIFEDLPGDLSKCTREDVCHPSDWGQDSDGEGEGQWGNCPQEQWEECSSEEDLEKLIDHQGLYLAEKPYKCDTCVKSFSRSSHFIAHQRIHTGEKPYKCLECGKSFSDRSNLNTHQRIHTGEKPYKCLECGKSFSDHSNLVTHQRIHTGEKPYKCGECWKSFNQSSNLLKHQRVHLGGNPDHCSEPGANFGPSPSFSAHWRNSTEEPSLEQPHSASKNLNSGPHSTNSGEKLYQCSECGRTFSKSSALISHQRIHTGEKPYECAECGKSFSKSSTLANHQRTHTGEKPYKCVDCGKCFSERSKLITHQRVHTGEKPYKCLECGKFFRDRSNLITHQRIHTGEKPYKCRECGKCFNQSSSLIIHQRIHTGEKPYKCMECGRDFNNSSHFSAHRRTHAGGKAA encoded by the exons ATGGCTGTAGCCCTGgaaccccaggcccaggcctctCCTCGACCAGAACCTGAAGAACTCTTGATTGTGAAACGGGAGGGGGACTCGTGGAGATCAGAATCCAAACTCCGAGAGGAGGACCATCACCCTGTCCCTGGCCCTGAGGCCTCCCGCCAGCGCTTCAGGCAGTTCCAGTACAGGGATGCAGCTGGACCCCACGAGGCCTTCAGCCAGCTCTGGGCACTCTGCTGTCACTGGCTGCGGCCAGAGATCCGCCTCAAAGAGCAGATCCTGGAGCTGCTGGTCCTGGAGCAGTTCCTGACTATCTTACCCAGGGAGATCCAGGCCTGGGTGCAAGCGCGCCACCCTGAGAGTGGTGAGGAGGCAGTGGCCCTCGTGGAAGATTGGCACCGAGAGGTCCGGGCTGCAGGACAGAGG gaaCTGGGCTTGTGTGCAGAAGAGACCAGGTCCTTAAAGGCAATGCAGGAATCTCAGCCTTGCCAGCTGCACCCAGCAAATCACTGGCCTGAAGCCCAGTGCCAGAAGCAGTGGGTGAAGAATTCATGCCCTGACCTTCCAAAACATCTAGACACCAAGATGGTGCCACAGCCCTTGAAAGAGAGTG CTGTTCTCACTCCCCGAGTCCCTACTCTCCCAAAGATGGGGAGTGTTGGAGATTGGGAGGTGACAGCGGAGTCCCAG GAAGCCCTGGGACCTGGCAAACATGCTGAGAAGGAATTCTCCAAGGATCCCCCAGGAGATGGGTGTGGGAACGGCATGCCCCTAG gaGTTCCAGTTTCAAAACCAAGTATCAACTGCCAGCCAGAGCAAGGACCAGAAGTTTGGCATCCAAACTTTATAAACTCTGGAAAAAGGAACACTGTAGATTACAACCTGGGTAATGAGCAAATGAGACCAGCTCAGGCATCGGCCTGGAGAGACTCCAAGGGCTGGGAGGAACAATGTCAGTGGGACACAGAGGACATGAAGGTGTCAGGTGTGCACTGGGGCTACGAGGAGACCAAGACTTTTCTAGCAATTCTGAGTGAGTCTCCTTTCTCTGAAAAGCTCCGGACTTGTCATCAGAACCGCCAGGTGTACCGGGCCATTGCAGAGCGGCTGAGGGCCCGGGGCTTCCTGCGGACACTGGAGCAGTGTCGCTACAGGGTCAAAAATCTCCTACGGAATTACCGGAAAGCCAAGAGCAGTCACCCACCAGGAACGTGCCCCTTCTATGAGGAGCTGGAGGCCCTGGTGAGGGCTCGGACGGCCAACAGAGCCACAGAGGGTCCAGGAGAGGCCATGGCACTCCCCAGGCTGGGGGATAGCGATGCAGAGATggatgagcaggaggaaggggtcTGGGAGCCTGAAGAAGTAGCAGAAGACTGTAATGGTGATGAGCTGGCCACTGACGAGTCCGTCCAGGAGCCCAGGATTCCAGGGGGGCCAACTCTGTTCCAGAGTCGTATCG GTGTGCACTGGGGCTATGAGGAGACCAAGGCCTTCCTGACCATTCTCAGTGAATCCCCGTTCTCTGAAAAGCTTCGCACCTGTCACCAGAACAGCCAGGTGTACCGCGCCATTGCAGAGCGGCTGTGCGCACAGGGCTTCCTGCGGACGCTGGAGCAGTGTCGCTACAGATTCAAAAACCTCCTTCGAAGCTACCGGAAAGCCAAGAGCAGCCACCCACCAGGGACGTGCCCCTTCTATGAGGAGCTGGACTCACTGATGAGGGCACGGACTGCGGTCAGAGCCATGGGAACCCTCAGGGAGGCAGCAGGTCTTCCAAGGCCTGGGCAGAGCAGTACGGAGGCTGATGACCAGCAGGCTTGGGATGAGATGGCAGATGAAGATGCCATCAAATCTCCAGCCCCATGTCCTCAAACCCCAGACACAG GGTTTGAGATGAGGCATAAGGGTGAAGACCAGATTTCAGAGCAGGACATCTTTGAGGATTTGCCTGGAGACTTATCAAAATGTACTAGAGAGGATGTTTGCCACCCTTCTGACTGGGGGCAAGACAGTGACGGTGAAGGTGAAGGGCAGTGGGGAAACTGCCCCCAGGAGCAGTGGGAAGAATGCTCTTCTGAAGAGGACTTAGAAAAACTTATCGACCATCAGGGCCTGTACTTGGCAGAGAAACCCTACAAATGTGATACATGTGTGAAAAGCTTCAGTAGGAGCTCCCACTTCATCGCCCACCAGCGGATTCACACAGGTGAGAAGCCCTACAAATGCCTCGAATGTGGAAAAAGCTTTAGTGACCGCTCCAATCTTAATACCCATCAGAgaatccacactggagagaagccctacAAATGCCTTGAATGTGGGAAAAGCTTTAGTGATCACTCCAATCTTGTCACCCACCAGAGAATCCACACAGGGGAAAAACCCTACAAATGTGGGGAATGTTGGAAAAGTTTCAACCAGAGCTCAAACTTGCTGAAACATCAAAGAGTCCACTTGGGAGGCAATCCTGACCATTGTAGTGAGCCTGGGGCAAACTTTGGTCCAAGCCCATCCTTTAGTGCTCACTGGAGGAACTCTACAGAAGAGCCATCTCTTGAACAACCTCATAGTGCCAGTAAGAACTTGAATTCTGGCCCACACAGTACCAACTCAGGGGAAAAGCTTTATCAGTGTTCTGAATGTGGAAGGACCTTTTCTAAGAGCTCTGCCCTCATTAGTCACCAAAGAATCCATACGGGAGAGAAACCATACGAATGTGCTGAATGTGGGAAAAGCTTCAGTAAGAGCTCCACACTGGCTAACCACCAACGAACCCACACGGGGGAGAAACCGTACAAGTGTGTGGACTGTGGGAAGTGCTTCAGTGAGCGCTCTAAGCTCATCACACACCAGAGAGTGcacacaggagagaagccctACAAATGCCTTGAGTGTGGAAAGTTCTTTCGTGATCGTTCCAACCTCATTACTCACCAGCGGATTCATACGGGAGAGAAGCCTTATAAGTGCAGAGAATGTGGGAAATGTTTTAACCAGAGCTCTAGTCTTATTATTCACCAGAGAatccacactggggagaaaccCTACAAGTGCATGGAGTGTGGGAGAGACTTCAACAATAGTTCCCACTTCAGCGCCCACCGGAGAACGCATGCAGGGGGGAAAGCAGCGTAG